The genomic stretch TCTCAGTCGCAGTGCTTTGTGTCATATCAGAGAAATCATTCATTCTACATCCTGTGAGTCTCTGTGGGCAAATGAGGCATTGATAAGCCACACACTGAACAACACAactcacatttacatgcattaacACAGAGTACAGGGAGATTTGCAGATGGGATGCTTCAGAACAGCTAATACATATTCTTTATCTAATTATGGCAGTGTTGATAGCAAATCAGCAACTAGTGTGTTTTGACGTAAGTGTTCTGTTGGTTATAGAGTCAAATTTACTGTAGCAGATTAAATGGCACAGATGTggcaaaacaaaatgcattaaGTTATGATTATGAATGCATATATTTAGCACAGGTTTATATTGCTTAAAAATAATCTGTCAGAATGTCTTGAATTGTATTACAAGAGCTTAATGCCAATGCTCTGTCTTTCGTTGTGACTGTGAATTTGATAGGAATACAGCATATGATTATGCTTCAAAGATGTACAGTATAGTTTTATGATCTTGTACTGTTCAAACCATAATGGCCTTATTTAAAGTGTTGCTGTAGCAGAAACTGATGTAAAAATCAATGTTATTGTACCTGCTACTGAAAGTCAAAGTTCAGTGTCCctttaaaaatagatatttaagaGAATCCTGATGTTCAGCTCTCTTTTGTAACCAGGCCCAGACAGGAAAGGCTAGAGGAGGATATATAGCTGCaggtaaagctccaaaaagtggcgtgagctccaaaccgccattaaAGATAGAGGgtgccccttacctaaccctttccctaaccttaacagtgcctgtggcagacaagcctctcattcatcaggaaaggaggaagcaggaaccagattaacaatcaaaaagactttaattcaacataaaacactgaactgaaatataacaaaattgcgcacacaaaacactgctgcgtgcatctctctctctctctctcgcgtccccagctcctccttttatctctcttccactgattgggcaactcagcactGGGCGTGAATCCTcttggcccggccatgccctcctcctcatcccgcccccttctggagtaactcccgcccccttttggagattcagcccccatttggaggtctccagccTGCAGTTATACCTACTTGAAAGGCtagtgtacatttttttaattttcctgcGTGCCATTCCATCTCACGCATGGtcggagaaggatatagctgcaggcagtgctccaaaaagtggtgggagctccaaaccaccattaaagatataggaaGCCCCTTACCTaatcctttccctaaccttaacagtgagtggaagtgacacccccttctggagtaaccccgctCTCTTATGGAGATTCTGCCCCCCTTTTGGAGGTCTTCGGCCTGCAGCTGTACCTACTTGCTTGGTCGAGACTTTCGAAGTATCCAACattttcctgaatgcggaagtgttccacaattcgcctgttttcaatttccggtctacAGTGTTTTCACCCGCATCAGCCTATATTCTTAGCAGGTAATGTGATAACACTTGTAAAAATCATCACAAGAAAAAACATGTCGCTCTGTAGTGCCGAAACTTCAAAAAGTCGAGAtgcccttttttgtttttttttgacagtgcctcacatgagtgtgtagatgtcatgaagcaatggtccgaggttagttacattgatatcattaactacttcgaGTTATGACAGCAAAAAACACAGGCTGAGcatgaaatttatttttactcaaaataacacttaaatggttgttgttctccctCTGCATTGCTCGTTTCGATTAGTTTTACATTGCACCTCGAGACCAGTAACAGAAAACTAtttgaatcatcatggcaccactcagtggttgctcaggaaaactgtggatactcttttgaccgcgagcCCATACGGACTCGTTTGACGAATACGCACTACTTTATGAcactctttagtacagtcaatggcaggtgcATGTGCAGACAACATGCAAAAACAAGGACAGTCCACTTCTAGAAAATTTGGCTGCATGCGGACAGTCCGCGTATACTGTGATGATGCACGAGACTTAAAAAACCTACCTACTGGTATGCGGAAAACCGAAGTAGAAACATAGTCATGTCTAGAAGATAACCATCCAGATGCCGAAAGTCTCACGAGAGTCGCATGTGACGTTCACgcactgtttatttttctttgaagTCCCACAGAAACCGTAccccttttttttctccccaatttggaatgcccaatttccaatgcgcactaagtcctcgtggtggcgtagtgactcacctcaatccgggtggtgggggacgaatctcatttgcctccgcttctgagaccatcaatccacgcatcttatcacgcggcttgttgagttgacatagcgcgtgtggaggcccacgctattctcgcggcatccatgcacaactcaccatgtgccccaccgagagcgagaaccacattatagcgaccacgaggaggttaccccatgtgactttaccctccctagcaatcgggctaatttggttgcttaggagacctggctggagtcactcagcacaccctggattcgaactcgtgactctaggGGTGTTAGTCAGCATCCCTAACTCTTACCCTAAAGGCCTGGGTatagtttgtatttgtgtgttccAGATCGGATCGTGCCCAGTCAACCGCGTTGCCTATCAAAGTATACTCTCCTGACCGCGAGCGAATATGAATGCACCAACAATGGACATGGATGAGGACTGTCCGCGTGTTGAGAACATCTGGGCCATGTgtggactgtgctgatgatgaaatttgcgtcaaGCGTACTGTGCACAGAGCAAAAAGCAACATGGACAACCGTAGGATACTTTGGCCCTAAATCTAGCCCTAACCTTAGTATTGCAAATGTGAGTCTCGCGAGACTTTGGTATTCCtatggttaccttctagacacagcccAGAAGCATTCTGGGCTGAAAAAGTTTGGAATGGCATTTTAACCATACTACTCTTGCTACTTCCGCCATGTCTATGGTAGAAATGGTAAGAATAGCATAGTAGTAGGCAGGGACGTAGCTagggggtgaaaggtggtaatgattctaggggcccacaacaaattctaaactgtgtaTTTTTTAGTAGGAAAGAGGCCcaaagcaatatacagtcaggcgCCCCAGAATACCCAGCTACGGTCCTATAGTAGGCCATCCCAAACCTTTACGCAAGTACACATTAGAACATGCGAGAGCTTGGCCAACGCATCGCCAATTACTGTGGCTGTGACATACAgtacctcagtactcaaggggcaatagagttaccttcaaaagtctgtacCATTAAACTGGGTTTACTATTATTCAGGTaatttgctataaatatattgacttcatTTGCTCAGCAATATTTGCTCTGCAGTTCACCTGAAAGAGTaaactcaccatagaagcagaaagttcacactaatgtcctctctagcgccccttgtggcaaagtCGATACTGCAATGCATCAAGTTTTGCGTTGTCTTATGAATTgcgcggtctgacacattttgtaaCACAACTACACACAAAATCGAGCGAGTAACAAGACGCGTCTGCATTTACGCACTTGTGTAGAGAAAAGTCCCtgtattttctgcatatttcaacataataaaatgtgttaaatgcaaGAGACAGTACTGCattcttattggtagctgaaagaataatcaaattagcataaatatttaataaacaaaaatgcaGGGGGCGGGGCATGTGGAGAACTGTGGAGAGTCTGGTTATTTGTAATCCTTTACAAGACATTTGTCTTTTTAGCCCAGCATATGGAAATCATTCTTATATACACATTACATTTGCTCGCTTTTATGCAATGAAAAAAGTCATAGACATTCAAGTATGCAAGAAttatttaatttgatcaaaaataaagtAAATCAATGTTGAGTAAAAATAATATTCTCATCCAGTCCAGCTGAGGCCACGACCAGTATTTTTAAAAAGGGGGAGGAGCTacagcttctgattggctgatgacacAGTCTTCTATACAGGTCCTAAACAATGTAAACAACTGTGTCCTGCAACAAACATAACACCCAAACCAACATAGGTTTTCCTTTAAGATAAGGTTCTTTCTCTGCAGTTGAGAAGCATATTTTCAGGCTTTCTGGCCACATAAAGAATTAAAACATCCACTTTTGACTTTGAAATGATCAATGACTTACTTTGGAGCATTTTCAAACAGGAACACAATATGAACTGGAACTTCATTTCATTAACCTAACGTGTAGCTTCTTTATGTGCTTGCAGTTTTAACAAGAGACGGATATTCAAGGGAACAAGAAGTTTTAGTATATAAGATGCCAGTTTTGCAGCATTTTACATTTGGATGGAGATTGCTGACATGTCTAAATtctgcaaaataaaatgaaatacattaaaGGTCAACAGAACAAGATGATCCCAGAGTATCCAGCGCTGTTACAGGCATTTAAGGTGGTCTGAGCACCATGCAAACATGTCTTTATGTGGCTGTTGATGAAAGTGATAGTTTGTCGGATCACATTAAGTCCCTGAAATATTCTGAAGAAGTGAATGTTCCCACAATCACACTgatggatgtaaaaaaaaaaaaaaaaacatgacaaacactgAGAGGTGCATTTTGACTGTAAAAGTCTATGAGGCTGTTTGATCATATCTTTAGTCCTGACACTGTGTGTCCCAGAGCACAGCAGCATTGATGGGgcagttagtgtgtgtgtgtgacgtctCTCTTAAAGAACAATCCACGTGCCTCTGTCATTGTCAGCTAACACCTGAAGAGATGAACCTGCAATGACCAGAAAAACACAAActtagcaatatatatatatatacagatacatacacacatacacatatacactaactgaccactttattaggtacacctttacacctacttattcatgtgattatctaatcagccaatcgtgttgcagTAGTGCAATGTATAACATCAGGCAGATATAGATCAGGAGcgtctgatggttgatgtgaacattagctgaagctcctgacctgtatctgcctgattttatgcactgctgcaatAACGTTgaacatctcctaacaaggccacatgtcaaggtctgggtagattagatggtaagcgaacaatcagttctcatagtcaacatgttgaatgcaggagaaatgggcaggagtaaagacctgagcgacttttacaagggccaaattgttatggccagatgactgtgtcagaacatctctgaaatggcaaggcttgtgtggTACTCCCGGTCAGCAggggtgagtacctactgacagtggtccgaggggGGACAAAcaacaaactggcgacagggtgttgggcgcccaaggctcatcattGCACAAGGGCAACAAAGTCTAtctgtctggtccgaactgatagaaggtctactgtggcacaagttacagaaaattttaatgatggttatgggaggaatgtgtcacaacacacagtgcatcacaccctacTGCGTATGGAGCTGCGTAGCCATCAGAGTGcctatgatgacccctgtccaccgttgaaagcgcctacaatgggcacgcgagcgtcggaactggatcTTGGAGctgtggaagaaggtcgcctggtctgatgagtcctgttttcttttacatcgcATGGACGGCCATGTATGTGTacactgtttacctggggaagtgatggcaccaggatgcactgtgggaagatgacaggccggtggagggagtgtgatgctctgagcaatgttctgctggtaatccctgggtccggccattcaagtggacatcaatttgacacgtacTACTTACCTAAACACCGTTGCAGACCAGGTtcaccccttcatgacaatggtattccctgatggcagtagcctctttcagcgggataatgtgccctgccacactgcacacattgttcgggaatggtttgaggaacatgatgaagagttcagggtgtctcaatccaattgagcatctgtgggatgtgttgaaccaacaagtctgatccacggcggctccatctcgcaacttacaggacttgaaggatctgctgctaatgtcttggtgccaaataccacaggacaccttcaggggtcttgtagagtacaTGCCTCGGCGGGTCTGCGCTGTCTTGGTGGCACGTGAAGGACCAAcctcatcagtgtatatgcagtagattttgtgtaatttgtaatgtttacattctgcattaatGGCGCTAATGCGCTAAATGTGGtaaccctctgttattgtattttatgatgaaactgatactactgcaaagatgagtgtataacgGTGTCAGAAAGGCATATATGAGCAGAATACAGGCAAAGAAATGATGATTAGAGGcatatttttttttgggggggtatttttcccctttttctcccaatttggaatgcccaattcccaatgcgctccaagtcctcgtggtggcgtagtgattcgcctcagtccgggtggcggaggacgaatcccagttgcctctgcgtctgagacagtcaacccgcgcatcttatcacgtggcttgttgagcgtgttgccacggagacatagcgtgtgtggaggcttcacgccatccaccgcgacaaccacgctcaattcaccatgcgccccaccgagaacaaaccacattatagcgaccacgaggaggttaccccatgtgactctaccctccctagcaactgggccaatttcgttgcttaggagacctggctggagtcactaagcacaccctgggattcgaactagcgaactccaggggtggtagccagcgtattttaccactgagctacccaggcccctgattaGAGGCATATTTAACTTTGGATGGATGTATGAGGGGCTTTTGGAGAAAAACTGCACATGAACGAAGCAGAATATCAAACAACATAGTGAATGGGCACTAAATTTGGTACCTTTTGTGaactaattaaaaacaattataaaaaaaacaaaaaaaaaaacaaatcacacaatATGCTCTTAGAAAAAATCTTCTTGAGAGGTTGCGCTGGCAAGCTGTTtcaaaccaccaaaacaaactcaaaaacatctttgtttttattctaaatgacGTCAAACTCATTTCTTCGACTTCGCTAGAAGTGTATCACAGACTTATGGGTATGACAACTAAATTAGCTTCATTTAAGAAAGTCAATGGGAGGTTTGAGTGTAGTACACACCTTTGTGCAAAGCTTCATTGGTCATGCGATTGATGTAGCGTGAGCTGCTCTCTGGGACGAGCCACCTCATGACAGTGTTCACACATGACTTCCTGTAAGAGCTCCACACACTTCCACTGAGACACAACAAACACATGAGAAACAATCGTAAAGAGAATAAGAGAAACAGACAAACAGCAAGTGCTGGTCAAGGCTCATGAGCAGTGTATTCTCGGGCCGTTACCTTGTTTGACCTTTGACCTCGGTGAGGTCACCCACACCAACTGTGCGACACGCTCCTGTGTTTAAATCCCAACTGACCTGCAAACTGGAGTGATAGGACTTGGGTCTGGAAAGAGATAGACGATAATACCCCTTATCGTATATCATAATAAAATATCGGCATTCATCAAATcatgttcattaaatattttttttcgatATAGATAAAAACTCACTGactaatatgatatgatataaacCTTTGGATCCAAAAGTGGCCATCAAATGTATACATCTGTGTCATGATATGCTGACTTTCAATACATGTCTATGGGATGTCCTTTCGATAGCGaagtaaatgtatgtatgtgtacctGCAGTGTTCATCCTCACAGTTAGAGAAGGCCAGCAGTAAAAGTCCAATGTTTATCACCACTATGTTAGTCTCTGGACAAACCTGTTGTCATAGAAACAAAGAACACATGCATTACCCCAAATAATATTACCCGAATCACATTTACTTTCCAATTCCTAGcggcaaaaataaaaaagattttccAACACAGCACACAAACTAGAGCAGTTTTTCTATGAACAAATAATAACTCTTCCACACACCTCGAGGATGACGACATCATAATCACTGAAGGAGCAGAACTGAGAGCCCCAATCAGCATCATTCCTGATGACCTCATTAATCAGATACTCAAAATCCAGCGTCAGCTgctcgacacacacacactgagacaaCAAAGAGAATGTTTATTAGCTCATTAAACActgacagtgtgtttgtgtggtagCATTGTATTTAacatgcatataaacacacacctgACCACTGTATTGTCCGGTCACCAGCTGTAAATTTCGCCCCTTTAGATCGGTCACAGTGAACGGAAGCTGAACTTTATCATCTTCCTCTCCTACAGAAAAGAGAGATTTTCTATTAAAGTCCAGTCACATGGTAGGGAATGTGCGTTCAGATCAGAGGTCGCACTACAAAtaagtaggtggtgatatgcacgaagaatgtgaattgccaaaaacgaaagaactcttaggagagaagagtggTTAGGAGGACTggttgaaagtggagatttattgtaaaaaaggactcactcacacctatcatatcactgagGAACAGGGAACCTGGGTGATATGTGGTGGGGGCTTTGCCAGGTAGTATGCCATATGGAACCGGTGGCACCGAGTTAGTGAGAGATACAGTGCCAGCGGGGCACTGAGTACGCATCTTCAATGCCAGCTGGCCAACGAGCTGGCGCGTATGGTCGTGTCGAGGTATTATGACATATAGAACCCTGGCTGCAAGTAATTATGAAGGAAGGATGACTGGATGGGAAGACAAGGATGAGAGGCATTGGAGGGGATCTGGTGTCCAGCTgcggggggtggcagggagacgtcactgaccgctgccccaccaccaggagatgttccgggattaatggggcgaaacactgaagataggtggctcccggctgatgaccccgcagctgggctgaaggcactggtggaggtgcgGCAGGCAATAATGCCCGGCAGGTTATTACAGCTACTCGTGCATCTGTtttagacatggattaaaccacaggagtcgtatggattacttttatgctgcctttatgtgctttttgagcttcaaagttttgattcatttgcattgtatggacctacaaagctgaaacaTTCTCCGAACAAATATTCGTTTGTGAAGATTTTTCGAAGACCCTAACATcaagtaactgatgagagaattttcattttttgggtgaactatttctttaattttggagttattttatgttatttgcaGTTATgttaacacaatttttttattaggTTTTCCTTGACAATAATACCACTGGTCTGCTGTAGTACCATTTGTCTGTTCTGACGCTCCGGGCTGCTGTAGTCTGTATCTCAGAGTGGTGTAGTTGACATAAGCTGGCTCGGATGGAGAGGAAGATGATGTTGAAGACTCATGAGCATTAGGAGACTGAGAGGACACAGAGGACGTGGACCCCGGAGACATGACTGCTTTACACGTTGCGCTTTCCTTCGCCTCTGTAGGCGGAGCTAAACTTTGTTTCTGTCCTGAAGAGGAGGTAGAGGGTCCGGGGACCTCCACATCTCGGTCTTCCTCTTCTTTCTCTTTGACTTTGCACCTGTCATGATCTCTCTTTTGTCCATAAGCGTCTCCATCTCTTGCTCCGGCCTGAGCTCGGCGGAAAATATCAGCCGCAAACTCTCTGGCTCGCACAGCGGCCTGTGATTGGCCGGGAGAGTACGAAGAGACATGAGGCTTTATATGCCTGAAGTCAGGTGACCCCTGAGACGAGGCTGATGACGATGAGGATGAAGATGGAGAGGTAGGTCCAGCAGGAGTAGAAGAACAGGAGGAAGAAGAAGGGACTTCTCTCTTTCTGTACAGAATCTGATTATTCTGACCGTCCTGTTGCCCAtttcctgcagagaaagagagagagtgtgaggaagctactttgaaactagtTTGCTAGAAGAAAACtaaattttaattaagtaatttaaattagggctgggaaatttaacaattaaattattattttttttaaacgtatgcaattaaaggtgctgtaagcgatctGAGGTattctacttccacaagactgagccgttgggattagccacgccccctctttccaaaacccaaactccaaaaataccaaaatgagctttattgagagcagaaacgaAAAAAccagtagcaaaatagcgccctcaactgacaacttttatgaacaacatggcataaaaacgcattatgcctcaataatttgctgcaaataTAATACTATGAAAACGCTATAATGCAGCATCACCTGAAACGCTCAAGCCTCGGTCACACTGCCCATGACATCACGCGAGACAGCGAcaccatcccattcattttcaatgatagCACAGtgacttccggcgacacgagctgTTGCGGCCGTTGGCGACAGAGAACGCCGTGGAGAGtgacaagacaagttgagaaaatttcaactttaCGCAAATGATGAGCGACATTCACGAGCGACTGCCAATGAGAGTGATGACAGCggagctcacgtcatctgtctcctggcagactggagacgagtgcaggcaagatggaGAAGTTTCAGCTTCGTGAAGGATTTTTACTTGTCtttaaccacatgcatggatttAATAAAACGTTGATGCGTGGAAAAGCGTGTCAGAAACGGtctgcattctgagtgagtttgattcgttCATTCATGACCAATTGATCGTCTTGTTAATGATTCAATACACTGAACACTGCTGCGTGTTTTATAAACACTCTTCACTCCAGAATATATCATTTTAGAGACATCAGAATTGACGCTGGAgataggatggattacttttatgctgactatcagtgctttttggacctacaaatatctaatcaccatccactcccattctaaggacctgctgagcctggatctttttctacgaatcttcaaaagtgttttgcagaataaagcaagtcatacacatctgggatggcatgagggtgagtaaatccctttaattagttaaaacattttaaattgattcacagccctaatttatTTCACacttaatgtataatatatataaattgtattatttattaatatacaaatacattataattaATTTACTCAAATACAAGCTATTCATATTTAGAGCAGGTAAATCACCTTTAAggtgtcttttaaaaaaaagttatttactaCAAAACCTAACTAATAAAACTGAAGCTAATTCATATATTTGTAACCATTTATTTCACTACATAATCATCatatttaataagtaaatatacaatacattttacaaattaaacaTCCTAATTTACATAACTGAATCAAAAACAGTGATAAACAgaggaaaaaatgaaaaagaatcaCATGAACTGAGAacacttttaagtttttcattatTGACAAATGAATCAGTGATTCCTTTTTGAACAATTTCTTTGAAATGAatcatccaaacaaaccaaacggctaaaatgatttttttttaaaatactttcttctatcccagcttaataatatgcagagacaactataagtaagccattcatagattaaTTTTCTCCGAAACTGTAAACACGGGGgtctgggtaactcagcgagtattgatgctgactatcacccctggagtcacgagttcgaatccaaggtgtgctgaatgactccggccaggtctcctgagcaaccaaattggcccggttgctagggagggtagagtcacatggactgcttttaacctcctcgtggtcacgattagtggttctcgctctcaatggggcacgtggtaatttgtacatggatcgtggagagtagcatgagcctccacatgctgtgagtctccgcggtgtcatgcacaacgagtcacatgataagatgcgcggattgacggtctcagaagcggaggcaactgagacttgtcctccaccactcggattgaggtgaatacaccacgaggacttactaagtagtgggaattgggcattccgaattgggagaaaaggggataaaaaaaaaaacaaacaaaaaaactgtaaacactatgtttctgtggcgctataaaaattcctgtgttttgagcaacccgcttagacctgccccaacatCGTTACTCTAGCAATCCCGTGAGttaggggcgggactatctgactgtttgaacaaaggcagatgaggggcgtattctgaaagctattttgaaaacattgtttatttttgccattccgttcggtggcactagtgtggcagaaatgacatacttcagctttaacactaCTTCCAACCAGAGGGCATTCTGGGAGAGCGTGTTTGATTATTGCCTTAGCTCGCTTTGTTAACAATAAAATGtgactgagaaaaaaaattaactccATTGTTGGCAAAAAATAGCTTGTTACTGAAAAAACtatgctattttaaaaactacTCTCACTCTACTGAAAatgtaaagggatatttcacccaaaaattaaaattctgtcatcatttactcaccctcatgccatcctagatgtggttgactttcttctgctgaacacaaatgaagatttttagaagaatatttcagctctgtaggtccatacaatgcaagtgaatggtggccagaactttgaagctccaaaaagtacataaatgcaacataaaagtaatccatacgactccagtggtttaatccatgtcttcagaagttatatgataggtgtgggtcctttttttactatagatcTCCATTGTTCACGAggtcttcttctgtttttgttttttttccttcgattcgcattctttgtgcatatagcCACTTACTGGGCTGTTGTCCAAATAGGATTTATTTATCCTTTATTCCTCACTTTTTTAtctctttctcctccctgcccagtaggtggcaatatgcacgaagaatgcaaatcattaaaaaacagaagagatttatagtaaaataggacttaaatattgatctgtttctcacccacatcatatcgcttatgaagacatggattaaaccacttgagtcttatggatcacttttatgctgcctttatgtgctttttggagcttcagcattaaatggaccaacagagctgaaa from Myxocyprinus asiaticus isolate MX2 ecotype Aquarium Trade chromosome 7, UBuf_Myxa_2, whole genome shotgun sequence encodes the following:
- the LOC127443605 gene encoding DDB1- and CUL4-associated factor 15-like, translated to MAPSSKSEKDDNKQKQQRKHKDHLIKLLTRGRLNGQLSQRFFRKLPPRVCVPLKTIVSEEFLRAGHIFLGFTKCGRYVLSYTSDCGEDDDFSFYTYHLYWWEFNLHSRLKQVHHVRLFAGEDIYSDLYLTVCEWHNDHSKLVVFGFNTRSSSSALMNMMMSDENNRDIYITITSMPPAQPCKQCCPTSSVSTIRTGGECLQHGYVLNARYQVVYPFPTFQPALQLKKDQVILLNTSYSLVACAISLCPGNGQQDGQNNQILYRKREVPSSSSCSSTPAGPTSPSSSSSSSASSQGSPDFRHIKPHVSSYSPGQSQAAVRAREFAADIFRRAQAGARDGDAYGQKRDHDRCKVKEKEEEDRDVEVPGPSTSSSGQKQSLAPPTEAKESATCKAVMSPGSTSSVSSQSPNAHESSTSSSSPSEPAYVNYTTLRYRLQQPGASEQTNGEEDDKVQLPFTVTDLKGRNLQLVTGQYSGQCVCVEQLTLDFEYLINEVIRNDADWGSQFCSFSDYDVVILEVCPETNIVVINIGLLLLAFSNCEDEHCRPKSYHSSLQVSWDLNTGACRTVGVGDLTEVKGQTSGSVWSSYRKSCVNTVMRWLVPESSSRYINRMTNEALHKGSSLQVLADNDRGTWIVL